The following proteins come from a genomic window of Nitrospinaceae bacterium:
- a CDS encoding maleylpyruvate isomerase family mycothiol-dependent enzyme codes for MWRDESLARVPLIKSETERVSALWRGIGDDDWARDTFCPGWTAAHAISHVTTGGAFYGNSIRRALDGLPPEPPYGKDAKEFWAIRKVKGEELMALPRDEMMDIFDSTSADFQKDAERITKDDLDKLGYHPRGLNFIKAWIGMRLVELVVHDWDIRWGADPSSRVVPQGAEGMLVFVPDFMVRLYNGRDKPPFEGRFHFISTAPAFEWTAEISGETLCVSSEISGDYQAVITADAEAHLLLPYGRMKRKAAEAEGHLKVEGDIAAADLLLNVVYTTY; via the coding sequence GTGTGGCGTGATGAGAGTCTTGCCCGTGTACCACTCATAAAATCTGAGACCGAACGAGTTTCAGCTCTCTGGCGGGGGATTGGCGATGATGATTGGGCGCGGGATACTTTTTGTCCGGGCTGGACGGCTGCGCACGCGATTAGTCATGTGACGACCGGTGGTGCGTTTTACGGAAACAGCATCCGGCGAGCGCTCGACGGCCTTCCGCCCGAGCCACCCTATGGTAAAGACGCCAAGGAATTTTGGGCCATCCGCAAGGTTAAGGGCGAGGAGCTGATGGCGCTCCCGCGCGATGAGATGATGGATATCTTTGATTCAACCTCAGCCGATTTTCAAAAAGACGCTGAGCGCATAACGAAAGATGACCTCGACAAGCTTGGCTATCATCCGAGGGGACTTAACTTCATTAAGGCTTGGATTGGGATGCGTCTCGTCGAACTCGTCGTTCACGATTGGGATATACGCTGGGGCGCTGATCCTTCAAGCCGGGTTGTGCCGCAGGGTGCCGAGGGAATGCTCGTTTTCGTTCCTGACTTTATGGTGCGGCTCTATAATGGTCGAGACAAGCCTCCTTTCGAGGGCCGCTTTCATTTTATATCGACGGCGCCCGCTTTCGAATGGACGGCTGAGATCAGCGGTGAGACGCTCTGTGTCTCCTCGGAGATTTCCGGTGATTATCAGGCGGTAATTACCGCCGATGCCGAGGCGCACCTTCTCCTCCCCTACGGCCGGATGAAGCGCAAGGCGGCTGAAGCCGAAGGCCACCTCAAGGTCGAGGGTGATATCGCCGCCGCCGATCTTTTGTTGAACGTTGTCTATACGACATACTAA